A single window of Nitrospiria bacterium DNA harbors:
- a CDS encoding carboxymuconolactone decarboxylase family protein, with protein MANSSEHKATDDLKAIAPEFAKLTQDFLFGDIWKRPGLSQRDKSLITVTCLVALNRIEQVDFHLKKAFENGLTKEELVAAITHIAFYAGWPTAASGFGHLKKVIDQP; from the coding sequence ATGGCAAACAGCAGCGAACATAAAGCGACGGATGACTTAAAGGCTATAGCGCCGGAATTTGCGAAACTGACACAAGACTTTCTTTTCGGTGATATTTGGAAACGTCCCGGACTCTCGCAGCGCGATAAAAGCTTAATTACGGTCACATGCTTGGTTGCGCTGAATCGTATCGAGCAAGTCGATTTTCATCTTAAAAAGGCTTTTGAAAACGGCCTCACGAAGGAAGAACTTGTGGCTGCGATTACGCATATTGCATTTTACGCCGGCTGGCCCACCGCAGCCTCGGGGT